GATCCAAGAAGACCAGTTGCGGCAGCTGCGTGGTCAAGAGCCCGCGGGTGTGCCCAGTGGGGTGACTGGGGGGCCTGGATCCAGAAGCGCCCCCAATGCACCTGGGAAGCCAAATCACCAAGCTGTGGCCAATCATTCTTTTTCAGGACTTTTTGTCCAGTTTCTAGAAGCGGAATCTCATTCAGCTTTTCCATCACCAAACTCCTCTGCTCATGACGTGAAACCCCCAGattcaggaggaaggggaaaactgcCTAAGAAACAAGGCCCACCACGACTGAATGCTACCCTGGTATCCACACCCggaaaaaaagatgtcaagcCCCGAACCACAGCTGTGTCTCTTATTAACCCACCTGGACCGGAAATGGATGGGTCGGAGCACCTTCTTCTAAATGTTATCTCTGATTCTTTACCCAGATACACGCCCTATATACTGTCACCTGCCAAGAAGATTGGAATGGCGGCCAAAGACCTCTCAAAGAAATAGGTGATCCAGAGACGAGACCACTTAAtgagaccttttgagttttagcgggttcagatagagagaaaaggtgaatgttttatttacaaataaatatttttacattgctgTAAGTCATGGAcctcttaagaaaaaagtttccttagtTTGGAAGACCAAACCTTAGAGTACCAGCAATGGTTAAAAGGAcagctccaacagaggagcagaagccATGTACTCCCGCCAGgaaggaggggttaagcagtccatgtcaggccaaagaagaaagggaatttccctgaaacaaagggagttttggcagctgcctgggaatattcctcaaagtctccatctcgagttagactaaccccagctggctccagttatagccattaacacagaaatgagtaaaggagaagcccccacatctatgaggagaaacagagagaggcaaagtcagagtccccttacctAGGGGTGGCctagcaacctgggtttactagaaggcTTATTTACGTAACTATCACCCAATATGTCAGGAGGGAGTTGACTAGCTCACTCGTTCaggcaaacacattctgcaaaacGCCCATAGGTCGGGGACCTGGTGTACAGCAATGATGGCTTAGGTATAAACAATGAAGGCACCCTAGGTTCATTCACCCTGTTTCCTGTACAGGAgctctaactgatagatcccactgaggccatgcagtgttactgGAGCTCAGTCCTctcctaagttttgcaatccaaattatttccagtgggttcaAAGGCATCCCACGGTAGAGTCCTTGGGactgaagaagcctactgaggccatgctcccagaaaaggaaagaaggtccaTTATGTAATCCCccctgatgcctgggtggcgtcCCACACAGGATATGTCAGAGCTGCCCATATGTCAAAAGCCACCCTCAAGAAGGTGTCCCTCAAGACCTCGCTATTGATCAACATTCTACCTTCTCAGGAAGGAATTcctgccataaaaggccctggagAGGTGCCGGCGTCCCTCTTCTTTcccatcgcatcctaggctacagatgggtgcccGGTGAAGGGACTAGGATATTGTGCCATCCTATACTCTACAAGTTGTGGGGTTGCCCTGCTATTTTTAACCCATGggatacaacaacaacaacaaaaaaaaaaatttggcaaggggaaattaccctatttcatagctttaagtagtttggagaagacactgacgtgaaacagtaaagactgaaacccatcatggtctatgtgacattccaacacatgggGTCCTTACCGCCCACTTCCCTAGGAAATGATCCCGGTTGTGTTTTAATTCAATCGGATACTGGTTTTGGCCATCTCCCAGTGGAGGTCCCACGGCAGGAAGTGGCTAGGCCAGGCATGTGGAGGAGATCACATTAGATCATTCAGGAAGAAACCTCACATGGGAGTCTTAAGAATGGCAGCGGTccttcctggtgacttaggtggctttCCCGTGCCCAAGAAGGCCAACTTTatgtaagaacaggaataaagagacgacatcaagtttctgggtcttattaccattctAGCCAGCGTACTAACTTCCAGCCAAAAATCTgatgttttcttccctgtggattagccacgggctagaggattaaagcctgagcaactgacatgcaagtgttctaataagaccatactccttgaaaagccctgaagtGAGAGTAAAGGAAGGAGCGAGAACGGACTCACCAACTTTGGaccaaagctcagagtccaaatggaAAGACTCACAGCCCCAGCTGGACGCCAAATGATGAACTTCtggaacataggtgaggtttggtggggtgaggtctggagctcagtaccaagaaaggattcttgaggcctctctggtgcaaaatggtgatttattaaagtatggggacaggacctatgggcaggaagagatgctgccctggggttctcaggagtggtctattatatacttgtaaggtggggaagggatttgggatggtgtcagtctctaaggaattttggaagcaaggtttctaggaccttgaggggccagcTATTTTTGGGGGGAAAGATTATTCACTACTAGTAGTAAAACCTTTTTGTGAGACCCTTTACATGTCTATCAGTAGGCCATATGATTGGGAACAATCATCAACACTATctgggaggtttagagataaagtttccaaaggaattgttaaagtgctCACAGGGTCCTGGTGAGGGGTAGGGGGTCCGTCAGGCTAGGactgccctttgcccttagcaagcCCTTAAGGtggggtagttgagtccctagacgagagtcactctgcctgctttaaGGACTTGTCAggaggtaaggaaatttaataatgtttcttctgcctctgtttcccacagcaGTATGATTTTTATCACAGTAtgataaaatgaatgtaaaactTCTCACTGCGATTTTATActgattacatattgaaatgataatattctgGATATAACTGATTAAACaaactaaatttcttaaaaatgatttcaacaaaggacacctgggtggctcagttaattatgcttgagctcaggttgtgatctcagagtcctgggatcaaattccacatccagctctttgcttaccagggagcctgcttctcatttctgcctggtcggcctcctctgcctgcccctccccctggattGTGCATGTGCCCACAGGGGCTCTCTGGCTTGAGAGCACATCTGCTCgagctcttgctctcactcttgctctctgacaaaaaataaatagaatctttaaaaataatcattttgcctgctttttaCTTTCTCAATGTGGTTAATGAAGCTTGAAATTTCATGTGGCCTGCAATGTATATACTTAACATTGGACAACACTGGGGAGTCAGACATCAAACAGGACTTTTGTCATACCAAGATcaaaaaacagctttaaatttacatacacaACACGTTTTAGAGGATAAATATACTCTCCAGTCTCAGCTAAGAGCTATGTAAATGCTAACTTGGTGTAaccaatataaataaaactttacgATCTCAGTGtaactgttatttaaattttaagattccaGAATTAGATTTTTGGAACTTATTATTAATACAGTTTTTCAAACGACAAAAGTGATACCAGCTCATCTAAACTATCGACATTATAGAGAAGCATACATACacaaaagaatccaaaagaatCCACCATGCTACTGCTCAGAATATTTTGATCACTCATTACTTCCAGGTAAATGTATTAAGTGATATGAAATATCAAGGTGGGATCATATGTTTTATCactttgaaacttgttttatCTAATAGTGTGAACACTTCCttttattagatattctttctaaaacttcacattttactttgaaataattacagattcacagggtgttgcaaaaacagtatgaaggccCATATAATTTCCACCCCATTTCCCAGACAGGGTTGCATCCTCTGGATTACAGGACATCAAAACCGGGAAACTGACATTGGGACGCATGTGTACCATTTTAGGTCACCTTATCACAAGTGTCGATTCAGGTAACAACCGCCACAATCAAGATCAGATTTCATCAACACAAAAAACATTCCCTCTCAGTAGCCCTTTCCAGTCacaaccaccaccccacccccaacctcatcaGCCC
The DNA window shown above is from Neovison vison isolate M4711 chromosome 11, ASM_NN_V1, whole genome shotgun sequence and carries:
- the LOC122889814 gene encoding thyroid receptor-interacting protein 11-like isoform X1; this translates as MSLSNSKSWDWDGDHLLEIKGLFVQFLEAESHSAFPSPNSSAHDVKPPDSGGRGKLPKKQGPPRLNATLVSTPGKKDVKPRTTAVSLINPPGPEMDGSEHLLLNVISDSLPRYTPYILSPAKKIGMAAKDLSKK